Proteins encoded in a region of the Nicotiana tomentosiformis chromosome 9, ASM39032v3, whole genome shotgun sequence genome:
- the LOC138898987 gene encoding uncharacterized protein yields the protein MDDLSGIRKDNAENVETSDGRNIPAQNELVLHVELLEGYKPPKFEMFDGTSDPKVHLRTYYDKLVEVGKDERIRMKLFMRSLTGDTLSWYISQNPKKWVNWVSMASDYMDLFKLNTKNIPDIFYIQNLKKKPTKTFCEYNTRWRSEAAKVRPALEEEQAKEVAPTVHNNPLLNHRGERVILTPIVVQTEAPIEVEVAAPTSFEAEVATPFTVIVAPTPSFKSNAITWDYVAETRRKGKAKIEETGAAQVMTRTGRAYTPEHLGGISKEAASKPPVIETGPDDLWRKVQAREYSVVDHLNKTPAQISILSLLQNSEAHRNALMKVLNEVYVPNNITSGEMANMVGQVLESHNSTFHEDELPPEGLSHNMALHITVQFEDKFIAMVLIDGGSSLNTYPLTTLKRLGKDLYEIRAESMHVKEFDGSQRSTIGETNLSLQMGLTWFNVEFQVLDISATYNLLLGQLWIHAVGAVASTLH from the exons atggacgatttaagtggtatcagaaaggacaatgcagagaacgttGAGACTTCGGATGGTCGGAATATTCCAGCACAAAATGAATTGGTCCTAC atgtagaactgctagaaggttacaaacctcctaagtttgaaatgttcgacgggactagtgatccgaaggtgcacttgagaacgtATTATGACAAGCTTGTAGAAGTTGGcaaggatgaaagaatccgcatgaagtTGTTTATGAGGAGCCTCACCGGAGACActctgtcttggtacatcagtcagaacccaaagaaatgggttaattgggtgagcatggcatcagattaCATGGATCTGTTCAAGTTAAACACAAAAAACAtaccagacattttctacattcagaatctcaagaagaagccaacgaaAACTTTCTGTGAGTATaatactcggtggaggtctgaagctgcaaaagtaaggccagcactggaagaagaacag gcaaaggaggttGCACCTACTGTTCATAATAATCCTCTCCTGAATCACAGGGGTGAAAggg tcattctcacacctatcgtggtacaaactgaggcaccaattgaagttgaggtagccgcaCCAACTTCATTTGAGGCTGAGGTAgcaacacccttcaccgtgataGTGGCACCCACGCCATCTTTTAAATCTAATGCTATAacttgggattatgttgcggaaacaagaaggaaaggaaaggcaaaaatagaagaaacaggtgcagcgcaagtcatgaccagaactggtagggcttatacacccgagcatttgggaggaataagcaaagaagccGCCTCTAAACCGCCTGTCATTGAGACTGGTccagatgatctttggagaaaggtgcaggcaagagagtattctgtggttgatcatctgaacaaaacccctgctcaaatatccattttatcactgttgcaaaactCCGAGGCGCataggaatgccttgatgaaggtgttgaatgaagtttatgtacccaataacatcactagtggagagatggccaacatggtagggcaagtgttggaaagccacaataGCACTTTTCATGAAGATGAGCTTCCAccggaaggactaagtcacaacatggcactacatatcacagtgcagtttgaggacaaattcattgccatggtcctgatagatgggggttcgagtctcaacacCTATCCACTAACTACTTTGAAAAGGTTGGGTAAAGATCTGTACGAGATACGAGCAGAGAGTATGCATGTGAAAgaatttgatgggtctcaaaggtccacaattggggagaccaacctcagcctacaaaTGGGACTGACCTGGTTCAATGTTGAGTTTCAAGTTTTGGATATATCTGCTACATACAATCTATTATTGGGGCAACTGTGGATACATGCCGTTGGGGCCGTGGCTTCTACACTACATTAg